In Thermodesulfobacteriota bacterium, the DNA window ATACTCATTTAAAGAGAACGGACGAAATAGAAGTACACTTATAGACTTTGATTTTCTAAACTCACCTGATTTTGAAGAGCTCAAAAAGCTTAATACTTCAATTAAAACAGCTGGCGATCCTCCATACGGCATTGGGGACCAGGAAGAGACTACAGAGCTTCCAAGCTTGGCCGAAGTTACTGAACACATTCTTAGCAGGGGCAAAAAAGGTATGGCTATTCAGCGCTACAAAGGACTTGGTGAGATGAACCCGGATCAGCTTTGGGAAACTACCATGAACCCAGAGTCTAGAGTGCTCAGACAGGTCATGATCGAAGACGCTTTTGAGACAGATGAGATCTTCACTGTTTTAATGGGCGATCAAGTCGAGCCAAGAAAGCTGTTTATCGAAACAAACGCTCTTAACGTTAGCAACCTAGATGTCTAGAAGGACGGGGTAAACATATCCCGGCTCACTTTTCTATTAACTTAAATTATTCCGGAAAAATTTATTAGAAACCTAAAACACCGTAGTGCTGCATCACAAGGATTGCAACGGCTATTACCACAAGGTTTAAGATGGCAATAGGGAAGAGTACTTTCCATCCAAGCGACATAACTTGATCATAACGAAAGCGGGGAAGTGTAAAACGCACCCATATAAAAAAGAATAAGAACGTGAGCACTTTGCCTACAAATACCAGCGGCGGCAGATACCAATGAGTATCTATATCAATTCCAAACCAGCCGCCAAACGGAAGCGGATACCAGCCTCCAAAGAAAAGGGCTACTATTAGACAAGACATCACGATCATGTGCGTGTACTCAGCCATAAAGAACATTGCGAACTTCATGCTGCTGTACTCCGTGTGATAACCGGCCACGATCTCTGGCTCTGCCTCAGGCATATCGAATGGAAGCCTGTTTGTCTCAGCAAAAACTGCGGCAAGAAATACTATGAAGCCAAGTATCTGAGGAAATACAAACCAGTAGTGCTGCTGTGCTTCGATTATATCAGAAAGCCTCATTGAGCCTGTCCACATGATGATGCCAAGTATGGAAACTCCCAGGGCAAGCTCGTAGCTCACCATTTGTGCAGCAGCTCTAAGACCGCCTAAAAACGAATACTTACTATTAGATGCCCAGCCTCCCAGTACAACTCCGTATACTCCAAGCGAGCCGATAGCTAAAATATATAAAACTCCTACGTTTAAATCAGCGATCTGGAATTTCACAAATAATGGTTCGGACAAAAGTCCAAATAAAGTAGTTTCAAAGCCTCTTCCAATGGGAACAACAGCTAGAGCAATTAACGCAGTTACGAGTGAGAATGCAGGCGCGGCTATATAGATATATTTGCTGGCGTCTTTAGGAATGATGTCTTCTTTAAATATGAACTTTACGCCGTCTGCAAGTGGCTGAAGAAACCCAAAAGGCCCAACTCTGTTAGGGCCTAATCTGTCTTGAATAAACGCGCTCACGCGCCTCTCAGCAAGTGTAAGATAGGCAACAAGTGTTAGTACTACAAAGAATACCAACAAGATTTTTACAATCGTGAATCCTAAATCTGCCCAAATCATATATTTTCTCTAATTGGCTCTGGTAACCCCGAGCCTTCCAATGTTGTCGTAATTAATTCCTTGATACGAGCTGAAGTCTTTTGCTATATCGACCATTATCTCCGAGGGATCGTCATAGCTAAAACTCTCTCTTTGCAAAACCTGTCCCACTAGACTTAGGATTTCCCAATCAGGTTTAGCGGTGCCAGGGGGGTCTATTGCTTTTCTTATTCTCTGAACGCGACCTCTATCATTTGTAAATGTTCCGTCTTTCTCGTATGAGCTTACACCCGGCAGTATTACATGAGCTAGTCTTAGTGTTTCAGTAAGCTTATAGTCCTGAACAACAAGTAAATTAAGTTTTGATAATGCTCTTGTTAGTCTTTCCTTGTCATCTTCTACAACAGCGTCAAATAGATCAAGTCCAGCAACATAGAGAACTTTTATCCATCCTTGCTCGATTGCTTCAATAAGCTCATGCACCTGTCCCGATCCGTAAGGCAGGCCCATATCCTTAACTCCTGTGCTGTTAGGGTAAGGATCGGTGCTTAAAAGCCCAAAGCTCTTGGGTTTATTTATTAATCCAATATTACCTACTACTTTGCTACTATTGCCAAGGTCTGCAAGTTTCTTAAGCACAAAGAGTTCTTCATTTGTTAGTGAGGCTGATCCAAGAAAAGCAATTGCTTGGGGAAAGCTCTCTTTCATTTTCGCTATCTCAGATCCTACATGCTCAATTGCCTTATCCCATGTTGTAAGTTTAAAGCCTTCTCCTTCTCTTACGATCGGATCTTTTAGCCTTGTTTCAGAATCCTGGATCTCTTTAAAGTCGTAGCGCCCGTGGTCACAAATCCAGTGCTCATTAACGTCCATGTTAACTCGCGGCCTTACTCTTGAAACCTTTCCCTTCCTTGGATCAACACCAACGGTTATGTTGCATCCGTTGCTGCAAAGTGAGCACACAGTGTCAGTGAACTTCCAGTACCAAACTCTCTCTTCGTGAAGTGTATCTTTGTTTAAAAGCGCTCCTACAGGGCACAGATCGGTTACGTTGCCGGCCAGATCGTTATTAAGTTCTTTTCCAGGAAAGACTACAATCTTTTTCCTAAATCCTCTTCCGCTGTAGCCAAGCTCTCCTGTCTTGGTGACTTCGTCCGTGAACCTCACGCACCTAGTGCACATAATACAGCGGTTAGGATCATAAATAATCTTATCGCTAAGTTAGTATTTCTGTCTTACTTTCTTTTCTTCAGGCCCCTCAAACCTGCTATAGCCTGGTCCATGCTCAACCGTAGTTAGCTGGAGCGGACACTCTCCGCCTTTATCGCAAATTGGGCAGTCCAGCGGATGGTTTATAAGTGTGAATTCAAGTGTTGCCTTTCTAGCCTTTACTGCTCTCTCAGAGTCGGTTTTAACTATGAGCCCGTCTCTTACATAGGTGTTACAGGCAGGCATAACTTTAGGAACGCCTTCAACCTCGACCAAACATTGGCGGCACTGGGCCACAACGCTAAGTGCAGGGTGATAGCAAAAATGGGGTATATCCACACCCATTCTGGACGCCGCCTGGATTATATTAAGGCCGTCTTCGACTTCAATTTCTTTTCCATCAATTGTAAGTTTTGGCATGGAGAGTATCTAATAAACCTTTAGTCTGAAAAATATTATCTGACCATTATTACATTAGCAAGTTAATGGCATTGCTTAGTTTACCCAATGCAGACATAAATGGTTCACAAGAGTATGATGACATAGAGCGGGAGATATCCAACTTCAGAAAATAGTTATAAATTTAGGGGAGTTAAGCGTGGTTTGGATTTAAAATTATTTATAAAATCAAAATGTTGTTTATGAGGCCTTGTGTTATACTTGAAGGATAAGAAAATGCGCGCAAAAGTCCTTAAACCCATAGGAATATTTCTCTTAATTGTAGCCCTTTTAACAGGGGCCATGTTTTTTGTGGTCCAGTCTAGCTTTTTCAAACAATTCCTTAGAGTTACTACAAACGCTGTAGTCAGCTCTTTAACTAACCAAGGCTTTATTATCGGCAGCATCGAAGGGGATTTTTTAAGAGGAATAATCCTACGGGATGTCTCATTTGAGATTGAGGGAGAGACATTTATAGAGTCTGACGAAATATTCATAGATTATTCACTCCCTCTTCTATTAGACAGTTCGATGCTTTTTAGCAAAGTTATACCTCTTCAGGAAGTATCAATAACCGGGCTTCAAATAAATCTTGTGCAGTTTGAAGACAGAACATGGAATTTTGAAAAGCTAGGCGCTTGGGAAGAGCCCGACCCGACAAAGGACTCCCCTGATTGGAACATTTTTATTCAGAATGCAATTCTATCTCAGGCAAAAATAAGAGTGGATGACAGATATAAGAAACAAATCATGGACCTTAAATCTGACAAGATAGATCTAACCATTAAGATGTTCAATATTGACAAGCGGGTAGAGATACAGCTTAGAAGAAGCAACCTCGGCATTGTTTTTCAAGATACAGAAGGGGAAATACTATATTTAGATGACATAGTAGGCAAGGGTACTTATCGGAAACATAAAACCAGTGATGAATTTAGTTTAAATGAACTAAAGTTCACTACAGGGGAAATAGCATATTCCTTAAACGGCACTGCCAAGAACCTGCAGCAGCCCGAGTTTGATCTTAGAGCTGCAGCTGTGAATATTGGCCAGGAGCAGGGTCTGGGGAAAATTAATTTGAACCTTCTTGCGAAAGGAACTTATGAGAACTATCAGTACTTAAGGGCAAATGGGGACCTAAAGCTCGTGAATTCGAATTTGAGAGGAGAGAAGATTACCGGCGGAATCAAAAATATAAGCGTTGATGGGGCGGATGTAGATTTAAAGGGCGGCACTATTAATACTGATTTTGGCAAACTACTTTTTTCAGGTGGTCTTGATCTAAAAGAGATGCTCGC includes these proteins:
- a CDS encoding DNA gyrase subunit B, with amino-acid sequence IGKFGRDMRIVDAFASREGFKKSHLKTENETEFEAHLKAIKEWIESRYPEVVGLDWKLLDDPEHDCSKISYSFKENGRNRSTLIDFDFLNSPDFEELKKLNTSIKTAGDPPYGIGDQEETTELPSLAEVTEHILSRGKKGMAIQRYKGLGEMNPDQLWETTMNPESRVLRQVMIEDAFETDEIFTVLMGDQVEPRKLFIETNALNVSNLDV
- the nuoH gene encoding NADH-quinone oxidoreductase subunit NuoH — protein: MIWADLGFTIVKILLVFFVVLTLVAYLTLAERRVSAFIQDRLGPNRVGPFGFLQPLADGVKFIFKEDIIPKDASKYIYIAAPAFSLVTALIALAVVPIGRGFETTLFGLLSEPLFVKFQIADLNVGVLYILAIGSLGVYGVVLGGWASNSKYSFLGGLRAAAQMVSYELALGVSILGIIMWTGSMRLSDIIEAQQHYWFVFPQILGFIVFLAAVFAETNRLPFDMPEAEPEIVAGYHTEYSSMKFAMFFMAEYTHMIVMSCLIVALFFGGWYPLPFGGWFGIDIDTHWYLPPLVFVGKVLTFLFFFIWVRFTLPRFRYDQVMSLGWKVLFPIAILNLVVIAVAILVMQHYGVLGF
- a CDS encoding molybdopterin-dependent oxidoreductase; protein product: MCTRCVRFTDEVTKTGELGYSGRGFRKKIVVFPGKELNNDLAGNVTDLCPVGALLNKDTLHEERVWYWKFTDTVCSLCSNGCNITVGVDPRKGKVSRVRPRVNMDVNEHWICDHGRYDFKEIQDSETRLKDPIVREGEGFKLTTWDKAIEHVGSEIAKMKESFPQAIAFLGSASLTNEELFVLKKLADLGNSSKVVGNIGLINKPKSFGLLSTDPYPNSTGVKDMGLPYGSGQVHELIEAIEQGWIKVLYVAGLDLFDAVVEDDKERLTRALSKLNLLVVQDYKLTETLRLAHVILPGVSSYEKDGTFTNDRGRVQRIRKAIDPPGTAKPDWEILSLVGQVLQRESFSYDDPSEIMVDIAKDFSSYQGINYDNIGRLGVTRAN
- a CDS encoding 2Fe-2S iron-sulfur cluster-binding protein, with amino-acid sequence MPKLTIDGKEIEVEDGLNIIQAASRMGVDIPHFCYHPALSVVAQCRQCLVEVEGVPKVMPACNTYVRDGLIVKTDSERAVKARKATLEFTLINHPLDCPICDKGGECPLQLTTVEHGPGYSRFEGPEEKKVRQKY